One region of Bacillus zhangzhouensis genomic DNA includes:
- a CDS encoding amidohydrolase encodes MENEVLNKRLINIRRALHEHPELSFEEYETTKKLRRWLEEEGITILDIPTLQTGVVCEIKGEQEGPTIALRADIDALPIEEASGEPFSSKVPGKMHACGHDFHTASIFGAALLLKERKQEIKGTVRILFQPAEEVAQGAKHVIEAGVLDGVDAIFGMHNKPDLPVGTVGIREKALMASVDRFEIDIKGMGGHAGIPNHTVDPIAISGQITSALQQIVSRRISSLHHAVVSITRIQGGTSWNVIPDRVEMEGTVRTFEPEVRAMIPELMKQIVSGIAEGFGAEAEVRWYPYLPSVMNDERLTKVVEETAGSLDFHVVQAEQSLGGEDFALYQERIPGFFVWMGTSGTKEWHHPAFTLNEDALPAAAAFFAELAVRALESRTWN; translated from the coding sequence ATAGAAAATGAAGTTTTAAACAAACGTTTAATCAACATTCGCCGAGCACTTCATGAGCATCCAGAGCTGTCGTTTGAGGAATATGAAACGACAAAGAAACTGCGCCGCTGGTTAGAAGAGGAAGGAATCACTATACTTGATATCCCAACACTTCAAACAGGTGTTGTCTGCGAAATCAAAGGGGAACAAGAGGGGCCGACAATTGCTTTGAGGGCCGATATTGATGCACTTCCGATTGAAGAAGCATCTGGAGAACCATTTTCTTCAAAAGTACCGGGTAAAATGCATGCATGCGGTCATGATTTTCATACAGCTTCTATCTTTGGTGCAGCTCTTTTATTAAAGGAGCGGAAACAAGAGATCAAAGGAACGGTCCGTATTTTGTTCCAGCCGGCTGAGGAAGTTGCTCAAGGAGCGAAACACGTCATAGAGGCAGGCGTTTTAGATGGAGTCGATGCGATTTTCGGTATGCACAACAAACCTGACCTGCCAGTTGGCACGGTTGGTATTAGAGAAAAAGCATTGATGGCGAGTGTGGACCGGTTTGAAATCGATATTAAAGGAATGGGTGGTCATGCCGGAATTCCAAATCACACGGTGGACCCGATTGCCATCAGCGGGCAGATCACTAGCGCTCTTCAGCAAATTGTCAGCCGCCGCATCAGCTCCTTGCATCATGCGGTTGTCAGCATCACACGCATTCAAGGCGGCACGTCATGGAATGTGATTCCCGACCGTGTTGAGATGGAAGGAACCGTTCGGACGTTTGAGCCTGAAGTAAGAGCGATGATTCCAGAGCTCATGAAACAAATCGTCAGCGGAATTGCAGAGGGATTTGGAGCAGAGGCTGAAGTGAGATGGTATCCTTATTTGCCTTCTGTGATGAATGATGAGCGTCTGACAAAGGTGGTAGAAGAAACGGCGGGTTCGCTTGACTTTCATGTCGTGCAGGCAGAGCAGTCACTGGGCGGAGAAGATTTTGCCCTTTATCAAGAACGCATTCCAGGCTTCTTTGTCTGGATGGGGACTAGTGGTACGAAGGAGTGGCATCATCCTGCGTTTACATTAAATGAAGACGCACTTCCAGCTGCCGCTGCCTTCTTTGCTGAGCTTGCCGTTCGGGCATTGGAGTCTCGAACATGGAATTAA
- a CDS encoding aspartate kinase yields the protein MKVVKFGGSSLASGRQLQKVFDIVTADPARKAVVVSAPGKRHSTDTKVTDLLISCGEQYLRLGEAHDLKEAVIERYASIADELGLGQDMIDTIRQDLEALLQADSSRPECYLDAIKASGEDNNAKLIAAYFRHQGVEAHYVNPKEAGLFVSDEPGQAQVLPESYDHLYKLRERSGIIIFPGFFGFSLAGDIVTFSRSGSDITGSILANGLKADVYENFTDVDAVYAVNPTIVHEPKEITELTYREMRELSYAGFSVFHDEALIPAFRAGIPVQVKNTNNPLAKGTKIVNQRDHTNGPVVGIASDNGFCSIYISKYLMNREVGFGRKVLQTLEEYGLTYEHVPSGIDDMNIILRQDQLEVQHIEEELLDRLKLVLDADEVVLERNLSLIMVVGEAMRHNVGTTARAAKALSKAKVNIEMINQGSSEVSMMFGVKAAQEKEAVRALYEEFFSTSTVPVSL from the coding sequence TTGAAGGTCGTTAAATTTGGTGGCAGTTCACTTGCATCTGGCAGGCAGCTGCAAAAGGTATTTGACATTGTAACAGCAGATCCAGCTCGAAAAGCAGTCGTTGTTTCCGCACCAGGAAAACGGCATTCAACGGATACAAAGGTCACCGATCTATTAATTAGCTGCGGTGAACAATATTTACGTTTAGGCGAAGCACATGATTTAAAGGAAGCAGTCATCGAGCGGTATGCCTCAATAGCGGATGAACTCGGATTAGGCCAAGACATGATCGATACGATCAGGCAAGATCTAGAGGCACTATTACAGGCTGATTCATCCCGCCCTGAGTGCTATCTTGATGCCATTAAAGCAAGCGGTGAAGACAATAACGCAAAGCTCATTGCCGCCTATTTCCGCCACCAGGGTGTTGAAGCACATTATGTGAATCCAAAGGAAGCTGGTTTGTTTGTGAGTGATGAGCCCGGCCAAGCGCAAGTCCTGCCGGAGTCATATGATCATTTGTACAAATTAAGAGAGCGCTCTGGCATCATTATATTCCCTGGCTTTTTTGGCTTTAGTCTCGCGGGAGACATCGTCACCTTTTCGCGAAGCGGCTCCGATATTACCGGCTCTATTTTGGCGAACGGCCTGAAAGCAGATGTGTATGAAAACTTTACAGATGTCGATGCTGTCTATGCAGTCAATCCAACGATCGTTCATGAACCGAAAGAGATTACAGAGCTGACGTACCGGGAAATGCGCGAGCTGTCCTATGCTGGTTTTTCTGTGTTCCATGATGAAGCACTTATTCCAGCCTTCCGTGCAGGCATTCCCGTACAGGTTAAAAACACCAATAACCCTTTGGCAAAAGGTACAAAAATCGTGAATCAGCGGGATCATACAAATGGACCTGTTGTTGGAATCGCCTCAGACAATGGATTTTGCAGCATTTACATTAGTAAGTATTTGATGAACAGAGAAGTCGGTTTTGGACGTAAGGTGCTGCAAACACTAGAAGAGTATGGGCTTACGTATGAGCATGTTCCCTCTGGCATTGATGATATGAACATTATTTTGCGGCAGGATCAGCTGGAAGTGCAGCATATTGAAGAGGAGCTGCTAGACCGCTTGAAGCTCGTGCTTGATGCCGATGAGGTCGTTTTAGAGCGAAACCTCTCGCTTATTATGGTTGTAGGAGAAGCGATGCGTCATAATGTTGGCACAACAGCAAGAGCGGCAAAGGCGCTGTCAAAAGCGAAGGTCAATATTGAAATGATCAATCAAGGGTCTTCAGAGGTCAGCATGATGTTTGGTGTCAAAGCGGCTCAAGAAAAAGAAGCTGTGCGAGCCTTGTATGAGGAATTCTTCTCTACGTCTACTGTCCCTGTCTCCCTTTAA
- a CDS encoding TetR/AcrR family transcriptional regulator, whose protein sequence is MKEKQEEILRVSKKLFSQKGYMSVSMQSIADACKISKASIYKLFDSKETLLLELIKYNQRKMREISRIIHSETTLSKKEKFTKKIKLELEEFKENHKFLNMLSFEAFSQHSPIVIKHLRETRSIIMQRHKDIILSTYGESVAPYVWDLVIVLNGLMREFILMLAIEHKNIKLENAAEMIIGVMDRVSKKPCSIEPVLTDQLMDSYLFSSQDEYDEEKLVISYLTKIKQELHALSNGEEKDNLLSAYELLNQELSKDQPRTFLVSSLLDYLGKNSVLSQNVSQLKSIIL, encoded by the coding sequence ATGAAAGAAAAGCAAGAAGAGATTTTGAGGGTTTCAAAGAAATTATTTTCTCAAAAAGGCTATATGAGTGTCTCCATGCAGTCAATTGCCGATGCCTGCAAAATATCAAAAGCGTCTATTTATAAACTGTTTGATTCAAAGGAAACTCTTCTACTAGAACTGATTAAATACAATCAGCGCAAAATGAGAGAGATTTCGCGCATCATTCATTCAGAAACAACGCTGTCCAAAAAGGAAAAATTCACAAAGAAGATCAAGCTTGAGCTTGAAGAGTTTAAAGAGAATCACAAATTTTTGAACATGCTGTCCTTTGAAGCTTTTTCTCAGCATTCGCCTATTGTCATTAAACACTTACGTGAGACACGCTCAATTATCATGCAGCGGCACAAAGACATTATTTTGAGCACATATGGTGAATCTGTCGCTCCTTATGTCTGGGACCTCGTGATTGTTCTTAATGGATTAATGAGAGAATTCATCTTAATGCTTGCGATTGAGCACAAGAACATCAAATTAGAAAATGCTGCCGAGATGATCATCGGTGTGATGGATCGTGTATCGAAAAAGCCTTGCTCAATTGAGCCAGTGTTAACAGATCAGCTGATGGACTCTTATTTGTTTTCCTCACAGGACGAATATGATGAAGAAAAGCTTGTCATCTCATACTTAACGAAGATCAAACAAGAGCTTCACGCACTGTCAAACGGTGAAGAAAAGGACAATCTCCTTTCTGCGTATGAGCTGCTCAATCAAGAATTATCAAAGGACCAACCGAGAACCTTTTTAGTCAGCTCACTGCTCGATTATTTAGGAAAAAACAGCGTTTTATCACAAAACGTGTCACAGCTGAAAAGCATCATTTTATAG
- a CDS encoding GNAT family N-acetyltransferase, with product MGYTFRLASEADIEALLELTTRAYEPIRELGIQFQAAHADFALVQNNVQKNLCYVMEENGELLSTLSLRMPWGEQPGPFGVPHIWWFASEPAAQKGTGSALLEWVETEVLRDTLKVPYVSLGTADKHPWLIDMYERKGYVRAGEKDLGKGHITVYFKKQLRSDIKQP from the coding sequence TTGGGATACACGTTCCGTCTGGCATCAGAGGCAGATATAGAGGCGCTGCTTGAACTGACAACAAGAGCCTATGAGCCAATTCGTGAGCTCGGCATCCAGTTCCAAGCAGCACATGCCGATTTCGCTCTCGTTCAGAATAATGTACAAAAGAATCTTTGCTATGTGATGGAAGAAAACGGAGAACTACTATCCACCTTATCACTCCGTATGCCTTGGGGAGAGCAGCCAGGACCGTTCGGCGTCCCTCACATCTGGTGGTTTGCCTCAGAACCAGCTGCCCAAAAAGGCACAGGCTCAGCCTTGCTGGAATGGGTTGAAACCGAAGTGCTAAGGGATACACTGAAGGTGCCGTACGTGTCGCTCGGTACAGCTGATAAGCATCCATGGCTTATAGATATGTATGAGCGTAAAGGTTATGTCAGAGCAGGAGAAAAGGATTTAGGCAAAGGTCATATCACAGTTTATTTCAAAAAACAATTAAGATCAGATATCAAACAACCATAA
- a CDS encoding MmgE/PrpD family protein: MELTKQLAEAVLSADPLQDERAIQMAGNGLLDAAASALAAKEDEGIRKLMQLVEQEGGAAQIPVIGQGKKVSRQFAAMLNGYLIHALDYDDVHPDVRGHPSAVIIPALLSQLTDGKGYGERFLAAYITGVEVMARLGESIGKAHYERGWHNTGTLGAIAAVCAIGYLKQVTREELTKAIGFAGAQSAGMRKQFGSDMKPLQAGLAAKTAVWSMDLACSGFGGNDSVLDGTLGFFSLYGDQELAESHLLAGYGSTWRIVSPGLWFKVYPFCSAAHHAADAIQFLMKERAFLPEQVKQVEVIFPPGGDAALIEQTPLTGEEGRFSVEYVIALAVFGQTLTLDAFTKKNIPSDMRTWMKRVVRRYDQTIEPHPNAVPKGRFTIVKLTLFDGITISKRVDIPRGAPGCALSKEDIIQKVSSVTSALQAQQILQAVEEGDDAAYMKMLA; encoded by the coding sequence ATGGAATTAACAAAACAATTGGCAGAAGCAGTGCTTTCTGCTGATCCGCTGCAAGATGAGCGGGCCATTCAAATGGCTGGAAATGGTCTGTTAGACGCTGCGGCATCAGCGCTTGCTGCAAAAGAGGATGAAGGGATTCGGAAGCTGATGCAGCTTGTTGAACAGGAAGGCGGAGCCGCTCAGATTCCTGTGATTGGACAAGGAAAGAAGGTGAGCCGCCAATTCGCAGCGATGCTGAATGGCTACCTCATCCATGCCCTTGATTACGATGATGTGCACCCAGATGTGAGAGGACATCCAAGTGCGGTCATCATTCCAGCACTGCTTTCACAGCTGACTGACGGCAAAGGGTATGGCGAGCGGTTTTTAGCCGCTTACATTACAGGTGTTGAAGTGATGGCAAGGCTTGGTGAATCCATCGGCAAGGCACATTATGAGCGGGGCTGGCATAATACGGGAACACTCGGTGCCATTGCGGCAGTGTGTGCAATTGGCTATTTGAAGCAGGTTACACGAGAAGAGCTGACGAAAGCAATCGGCTTTGCCGGGGCGCAATCAGCCGGAATGCGAAAGCAATTTGGCTCTGATATGAAACCATTACAGGCTGGCTTAGCTGCTAAAACAGCCGTTTGGTCTATGGATTTAGCTTGTTCAGGTTTTGGCGGGAATGACTCGGTTCTTGATGGCACACTTGGTTTTTTTTCACTCTATGGAGATCAGGAACTTGCGGAAAGCCATTTACTAGCGGGCTATGGTTCTACATGGCGTATCGTTTCGCCGGGGCTATGGTTCAAAGTATATCCGTTCTGCTCTGCTGCCCACCATGCAGCAGATGCGATCCAATTCTTAATGAAAGAGCGCGCTTTCTTGCCGGAGCAGGTGAAACAGGTCGAGGTCATTTTCCCGCCAGGCGGAGATGCAGCGCTTATAGAACAGACACCTTTGACTGGAGAAGAAGGGCGATTCAGTGTCGAATACGTCATCGCACTTGCAGTATTTGGACAGACGCTTACGCTGGATGCCTTTACGAAAAAAAACATTCCATCAGATATGCGGACATGGATGAAGCGGGTGGTCAGACGATATGATCAAACGATAGAACCCCATCCAAATGCTGTTCCAAAAGGACGCTTTACGATTGTGAAGCTCACCTTATTTGACGGCATCACCATCAGCAAACGGGTTGATATCCCTCGGGGAGCACCAGGCTGTGCGTTATCGAAAGAAGACATCATACAAAAGGTAAGCAGCGTCACAAGTGCATTACAGGCACAGCAGATTTTACAGGCGGTGGAAGAGGGGGACGACGCTGCTTATATGAAGATGCTGGCATGA
- a CDS encoding amino acid ABC transporter permease — protein MNKIDWQYMVTVFPTLFQYLPITIFMAMVSMVFAIIIGGVFALITKNRIPVLYQFAKLYISFFRAVPTLVQLFLIYFGLPQLFPAMTSMDALTAVIIGLSIKNSAYLAEIFRAALNSVDEGQLEACLSVGMTRWQSYVRIIFPQALRNAIPATGNTFIGLLKETSLAFTIGVAEMFAQGKMIASANYKYFETYLAVGIVYWVLTIIYSFLQDLFERKLSKPYRN, from the coding sequence ATGAATAAAATTGATTGGCAGTATATGGTGACGGTTTTTCCGACCTTGTTTCAATACTTGCCGATAACGATCTTCATGGCGATGGTCTCCATGGTATTTGCTATTATCATTGGTGGAGTATTCGCTCTCATTACGAAAAACCGGATACCTGTTTTATACCAATTTGCCAAGCTGTATATTTCTTTCTTCAGAGCGGTTCCCACCTTGGTTCAGCTCTTTCTCATTTATTTTGGTCTCCCGCAGCTATTCCCTGCGATGACCTCAATGGATGCTTTAACAGCGGTCATTATCGGATTAAGTATTAAAAACTCAGCATACTTAGCAGAAATTTTTAGAGCGGCGCTGAATTCAGTGGATGAAGGTCAGCTTGAGGCATGCTTATCTGTCGGAATGACAAGATGGCAGTCTTACGTCAGAATTATTTTCCCGCAGGCACTCAGAAATGCAATTCCAGCGACGGGGAATACCTTTATCGGTCTTTTAAAAGAAACATCACTTGCCTTTACGATTGGTGTGGCAGAAATGTTTGCACAAGGGAAGATGATTGCATCGGCGAACTATAAATACTTTGAAACCTATTTAGCCGTAGGCATTGTATATTGGGTGCTGACGATCATTTATAGCTTCCTGCAAGACCTATTTGAACGAAAACTCAGCAAACCATACCGGAATTAA
- a CDS encoding GAF domain-containing protein, with translation MPRQQLLKQFRNFHDASTSILNMMDQFIDVNTLFIAKNDQNTNQIVKVLNHDEQLLEEGEELSYEKTFCKLAVDHRDTLVIPDISKDERFKYLEVTKNLQGGSFIGVPIDFTDGTNYGTICGLDLLPKQFTEEQVYMFETMASLLSYVLELDRANRQIQQLSVPIVPVVDGVAVLPLLGDIEETRAQHILETILQESYRLSLSHLVIDVSGTKSLNEQSIQYLVSYAQTLRLLGISAVLTGIKQDLALSALQSNISFKDIIIRKDLPQALAHIGLTFTINE, from the coding sequence ATGCCTCGTCAACAACTATTAAAACAGTTTCGCAATTTTCATGATGCTTCTACCAGTATTTTAAACATGATGGATCAATTCATTGATGTGAATACACTGTTTATTGCTAAAAATGATCAAAACACCAATCAAATTGTAAAGGTGCTAAATCATGACGAGCAGCTTCTTGAAGAAGGAGAAGAACTTTCTTACGAAAAGACATTTTGCAAGCTTGCGGTCGATCATCGGGATACACTTGTGATTCCTGACATTTCGAAAGATGAACGTTTTAAATACTTAGAGGTCACGAAGAATCTTCAAGGCGGCTCGTTTATTGGGGTTCCCATTGATTTCACAGATGGGACGAACTACGGAACGATTTGCGGACTAGATTTGTTGCCGAAGCAATTTACAGAAGAGCAAGTGTATATGTTTGAAACGATGGCTTCTTTATTAAGCTACGTTCTCGAACTAGACCGTGCCAACCGGCAGATTCAGCAATTATCTGTACCGATCGTACCAGTTGTTGACGGTGTCGCCGTTCTTCCTCTGCTTGGTGATATCGAAGAGACACGTGCGCAGCATATTTTGGAAACCATTTTACAGGAAAGCTACAGGCTATCACTCTCTCATTTGGTCATTGATGTATCGGGAACAAAAAGCCTGAATGAACAGAGCATTCAATATTTGGTCAGCTACGCACAAACGCTGAGACTTTTAGGCATTTCTGCGGTTTTAACAGGCATTAAGCAAGACCTTGCTTTAAGTGCGCTTCAATCCAATATATCATTTAAAGACATCATCATCCGGAAAGACTTGCCGCAGGCACTTGCTCATATTGGATTGACGTTTACGATAAATGAATAA
- a CDS encoding metalloregulator ArsR/SmtB family transcription factor gives MTNPNHPNKEDMRLISVLHALADPIRLEIVRCLAEAGERTCGTYEMNIAKSTLSHHFKVLREAGVVKVRIDGKHRYYSLRKEDIETAFPGLVSSILAVDKERW, from the coding sequence ATGACGAATCCAAACCATCCAAACAAAGAAGATATGAGACTGATTTCTGTGCTGCACGCATTGGCTGATCCAATCCGGTTAGAAATTGTGCGCTGCTTAGCAGAAGCGGGGGAGAGGACATGCGGCACGTATGAGATGAATATTGCCAAATCCACGCTTTCCCATCATTTCAAAGTGCTGAGGGAGGCAGGCGTCGTGAAAGTGAGAATTGACGGGAAGCATCGTTACTATTCTTTAAGAAAAGAAGACATCGAGACCGCCTTTCCTGGACTCGTGTCATCCATTCTAGCTGTAGATAAAGAACGGTGGTAA
- a CDS encoding amino acid ABC transporter substrate-binding protein: MKNKKWLVVLFAAMLAVLAACGGNNQSEGKDEKVLKVGATGQSYPFAYKDNGKLVGFDVEVTEAIAKKLGYKLDWQLSEFSGLMGQLTSGKLDTVSNQVAITDERKQTFNFTDTYAYAGTQIMVKKDNNDIKGLDDLKGKTVAAVLGSNHAKNLESKDPDKKIKIKTYETQDGVLNEVANGRVDAYVNGRSVLLAQIEKTGLPLKIVGNPIVYEEVGYPFAKDKKHDKLREEFNKAIKELREDGTLKKLSEKYFKDDVTVPIKK; encoded by the coding sequence ATGAAAAACAAAAAGTGGCTAGTCGTTTTATTTGCAGCAATGCTGGCAGTTTTAGCTGCTTGCGGCGGCAACAATCAGAGTGAGGGCAAAGACGAAAAAGTGTTAAAAGTAGGCGCTACAGGACAAAGTTATCCGTTTGCTTATAAAGACAATGGCAAGCTTGTAGGGTTCGATGTTGAAGTAACAGAAGCCATTGCGAAAAAGCTTGGCTACAAACTAGACTGGCAGCTGAGTGAATTCAGCGGACTGATGGGACAGCTGACTTCTGGTAAGCTCGATACAGTGTCAAACCAAGTTGCCATCACAGACGAGCGTAAACAAACATTTAACTTTACAGATACATACGCTTACGCAGGCACACAAATCATGGTGAAAAAAGATAACAACGACATCAAAGGCCTTGATGATTTAAAAGGAAAAACAGTGGCGGCGGTTCTTGGCTCTAACCATGCTAAAAACTTAGAGAGCAAAGACCCAGACAAGAAAATAAAGATTAAAACATATGAAACGCAAGATGGGGTATTAAATGAAGTGGCAAATGGCCGAGTAGATGCTTACGTCAACGGACGCAGTGTATTACTTGCTCAAATTGAAAAAACCGGTCTGCCGCTGAAAATCGTAGGCAACCCAATTGTGTATGAAGAAGTAGGCTACCCATTTGCGAAAGATAAAAAGCATGACAAACTAAGAGAAGAATTTAACAAAGCCATCAAAGAATTAAGAGAAGACGGGACACTTAAGAAATTGTCAGAGAAATATTTCAAAGATGATGTCACAGTGCCAATTAAAAAATAA
- a CDS encoding multidrug efflux MFS transporter, with translation MNQSTTSYNRSVIVGIFLVGAFVAILNQTLLIPAIPHIMEEFNIDVSKGQWLTTAFMLTNGILIPITAFFIEKFSSRSLVLTALSIFTAGTILASFATNFSVLLAARIVQAAGAGILMPLMQTIFLTIFPKEKRGQAMGMVGLVISFAPALGPTLGGWIVDSFSWKFLFYIVLPIGIIDLILAFFLMKNVTQQKETRIDVLSVILSSFGFGGLLYGFSSVGTYGWTSATVLISLIVGAVSLFFFILRQSKLTKPMLEFGVFKFAIFSLTTFLGMLVFALLIGTETILPLYTQNVRGLSALDTGLILLPGALFMGFLSPIIGRIFDKVGGKGLALGGFTLLTVTTLPFMLLTLDSSIALITAAYTLRLIGVGMIMMPLTTAGINSLPPHLIPHGTAMNNTMRQMGGSIGTAVLVSIMSSSAANAELANPLKSAIHGMNTSFFISGLIAVIGLVLSFFLKEKRENKVMKRELSSSSSSS, from the coding sequence ATGAATCAATCAACAACATCGTATAATCGATCTGTGATTGTTGGGATTTTCCTCGTTGGGGCATTCGTCGCGATTTTAAACCAAACGCTTCTCATTCCAGCGATCCCGCATATCATGGAAGAATTCAATATTGATGTCAGCAAAGGCCAGTGGCTTACAACAGCCTTTATGCTGACAAACGGGATTCTCATCCCAATTACGGCTTTCTTCATTGAGAAATTTTCAAGCCGTTCTTTAGTTTTAACGGCGCTTAGCATCTTTACAGCCGGTACAATTCTTGCTTCATTTGCAACGAATTTCTCGGTATTACTTGCAGCACGTATCGTGCAGGCAGCCGGCGCAGGGATTTTAATGCCGCTGATGCAAACGATCTTTTTAACCATTTTCCCGAAAGAAAAACGCGGTCAGGCAATGGGCATGGTCGGACTAGTCATCTCGTTCGCACCTGCGCTTGGGCCAACACTTGGCGGCTGGATTGTCGATTCCTTCAGCTGGAAGTTCTTGTTCTATATTGTTCTGCCAATCGGTATCATTGATCTCATTCTTGCATTCTTCTTAATGAAAAATGTGACGCAGCAAAAAGAGACACGTATTGATGTCTTATCTGTCATCTTGTCGTCGTTCGGTTTCGGGGGGCTGCTTTATGGATTTTCTAGTGTCGGCACGTATGGATGGACGAGTGCGACTGTTCTCATTTCACTGATTGTGGGTGCCGTGAGCTTGTTCTTCTTTATCCTGCGCCAGTCGAAATTAACAAAGCCGATGCTGGAGTTTGGCGTATTTAAATTTGCGATTTTTAGCTTAACAACCTTCCTTGGAATGCTTGTCTTTGCTTTATTAATTGGTACAGAGACAATTCTGCCGCTTTATACGCAGAATGTCAGAGGACTGTCTGCACTTGATACAGGGCTTATCTTACTGCCGGGTGCACTCTTTATGGGATTCCTGTCACCGATTATTGGACGGATATTTGATAAAGTCGGGGGAAAAGGGCTGGCATTAGGCGGTTTTACGCTACTCACCGTTACCACCCTGCCATTTATGCTGCTCACCCTTGATTCGTCAATCGCCCTCATTACGGCCGCCTACACGCTTCGCTTAATCGGGGTTGGGATGATCATGATGCCGCTGACAACCGCAGGTATTAACTCTTTACCGCCTCATTTGATCCCGCACGGGACAGCAATGAATAACACAATGAGACAAATGGGCGGTTCCATTGGGACGGCTGTGCTTGTCTCCATCATGAGCAGCTCTGCTGCAAATGCAGAATTGGCCAATCCATTAAAATCAGCCATTCATGGAATGAATACGTCATTCTTCATTTCTGGTCTGATTGCGGTCATTGGACTTGTCCTCTCCTTTTTCTTAAAGGAAAAACGTGAGAATAAAGTGATGAAGCGGGAGCTATCTTCCTCCTCATCTTCTTCATAA
- a CDS encoding amino acid ABC transporter ATP-binding protein, translated as MIKLTNLKKSFGDLVVLDGINLDVQKGQVVAIIGPSGSGKSTLLRCLNLLETPDEGMIEIGDAKLDASKYSRKEVYHLRQQTAMVFQNYHLFKNKTALQNITESLLVTKKMTKQQANEIGMKLLKQVGLEQKADSYPVTLSGGQQQRIGIARALAVDPHAILLDEPTSALDPELVSGVLQVIKSIAIQETTMIIVTHEMAFAREVADHVIFMADGHIIEQGTPTELFDETKNERTKRFIQKEAAAEEA; from the coding sequence ATGATCAAGCTCACCAATTTGAAAAAATCATTCGGCGATCTTGTCGTCTTAGACGGAATCAATCTCGACGTGCAAAAAGGGCAGGTTGTGGCCATTATCGGACCTTCTGGCTCTGGTAAATCCACCTTGCTGCGCTGCTTAAATTTATTAGAAACACCAGATGAAGGCATGATTGAGATTGGCGATGCGAAGCTCGATGCGTCCAAATATTCACGTAAAGAAGTCTATCACCTGCGTCAACAAACGGCCATGGTGTTTCAAAACTATCATTTATTTAAAAACAAGACAGCACTGCAAAACATTACAGAATCTTTGCTTGTGACGAAAAAAATGACAAAGCAGCAGGCGAATGAAATCGGTATGAAACTGCTGAAGCAGGTAGGGTTAGAGCAAAAGGCTGACAGCTATCCAGTCACGTTATCTGGCGGACAGCAGCAGCGGATTGGGATTGCCCGTGCGTTAGCGGTTGATCCACATGCGATTTTGCTGGATGAACCAACGTCAGCGCTTGATCCCGAGCTTGTCTCAGGTGTGCTTCAAGTCATTAAATCCATTGCGATCCAAGAAACAACGATGATTATCGTCACACATGAAATGGCATTTGCAAGAGAAGTGGCAGACCATGTGATTTTCATGGCGGATGGTCATATTATTGAGCAGGGGACGCCAACTGAGCTGTTTGATGAAACGAAGAATGAACGGACGAAACGATTTATCCAAAAAGAAGCAGCGGCTGAAGAAGCATAA